A stretch of DNA from Gammaproteobacteria bacterium:
ACAATGCGATCCGCGCAATGGGCTATAGCCTGTTCGGTAAACGGCAACGGCAGCAGGTCGTTGTAATGCACGCCGTCCAGGCTGCTCCAGCACAGGTGCTCCGAAACCAGGCCCGGCTCGAAACGATCGACGAGGGTTTTCAAATGCCCCAGATGACGCTCGTCCAGCACATCCGTAGACCCCAGCGAGAGGCCGACACCGTGAAAAGACAACGGATAATCCGCGCGCAGGTCGTCGAGCAGCGCCGGCAACGGACCGCCCGGCGCGAAGAAATTTTCGCTGTGAACCTCCAGGAAACCGACCGCGGGCCGCCGCGCCACAAACGTTTCGTGATGCCCCGCACGCAGGCCGATTCCCGCGCACGCGAGAATCGGCACTGCTTTGGAAGGCCCGGGATGGGTCATGACTTCAGCCACCGGCCTTCAGGCTGCCGCCGGCGATCTTTTCGCAAATGCCTTTGGGCAACAGAATGAAGGCATTGGAATCGCGATCGACCTTGCTGGTGCCGGCGCAGGCGTTCTTGCCCGTGGCACAGTCGTTCTTGCCCGCCTTGGCGATGCCGTAGCACGGTTCCATGGGTTTCTCGGCCGCAGCGGCGGTTTGTGCAAGTCCGCCCAGACTCAGGGCGATCACGGCGGCAGCAGCCGAACGGGCGACACAGTTTGCAGGCTTCATACGTTACTTCCCCCTTCAAGGTGAATGATGAATGGATTGGACGTCGACCAAGTCAGCGCCCTCATCCCGATATACGCGGCGCTCCGCCTGGCGGATGCAGCCCGGTCGGCGAATTCGCACCTGTGACGTGCCTCACGCACCGATTTCGTGCGCTCTGATACACTTATCCCCATGTCCGCACTGGCATACAAACGTATTCTGCTCGGGGTCACCGGCGGCATTGCCGCCTACAAGGCCTGCGAACTGACGCGCCTGCTGAAAAAATCGGGCGCCGAGGTGCGCGTGGTCATGACCCGAGCGGCCACCGAATTCGTCACGCCGCTGACCTTCCAGGCGCTGTCCGGAGAAGCGGTGCGCACCGACCTGTTCGATACCGCGGCCGAGGCCGGTATGGGACACATCGAGCTGGCCCGCTGGGCGGATGCGGTATTGGTGGCGCCGGCCAGCGCCGACTTCATGGCCCGCCTCGCCGCCGGCATGGCCAATGACCTGCTGGCCACCCTGTGCCTGGCGACGGAAGCGCCGGTACTGGTGGCGCCCGCGATGAACCGGGTAATGTGGGACCATCCGGCCACGCAAGCCAATCGCG
This window harbors:
- a CDS encoding DUF2282 domain-containing protein, encoding MKPANCVARSAAAAVIALSLGGLAQTAAAAEKPMEPCYGIAKAGKNDCATGKNACAGTSKVDRDSNAFILLPKGICEKIAGGSLKAGG